In a genomic window of Dyadobacter fermentans DSM 18053:
- a CDS encoding Gfo/Idh/MocA family protein codes for MEKKNKLGVALVGLGKYATGELIPSLQITQNCYLAGLVSGSEEKKLKYQQEFGLKDESLYSYDDFDRIADNPDIDIVYVVLPNFMHAEYCIRAARAGKHVICEKPLAMNVDECYRVAEAVRQANVRFSMGYRLHFDPFNQEMMRLGQKEVFGPVKKLELLDSMDIGTETPWRVDRERAGGGPLVNNGIYCIQAAIYITGKLPVAVEARFAPVTNPDRFSEVEEGVIWTMFFEDGVTAHCETSYSKNQNLMRAEGSEGWFELNPAYEYKGLVGRTSSGAMDIEPVKQQARQMDDFARCIIENTETRVPIEMGIRDMQIIEAVYASARAGDRVELHLEAFENLPEY; via the coding sequence ATGGAAAAGAAAAACAAACTGGGCGTAGCGCTGGTGGGGCTGGGAAAGTACGCCACCGGCGAGCTGATCCCCTCGCTGCAAATCACGCAAAACTGCTATCTGGCCGGGCTGGTGAGCGGCAGCGAGGAGAAGAAGCTGAAATATCAGCAGGAATTCGGGTTGAAAGACGAAAGCCTGTACAGCTACGACGATTTCGACCGCATTGCGGATAATCCCGACATCGACATTGTGTATGTGGTATTGCCCAATTTCATGCATGCCGAATACTGCATTCGCGCCGCAAGGGCAGGCAAGCATGTGATTTGCGAAAAACCGCTTGCTATGAATGTGGACGAATGTTACCGGGTCGCAGAAGCCGTGCGGCAGGCGAATGTGCGCTTTTCAATGGGATACCGCCTGCATTTTGACCCTTTCAACCAGGAAATGATGCGGCTCGGGCAAAAAGAGGTATTTGGTCCGGTGAAAAAGCTGGAACTGCTCGATAGCATGGATATCGGCACCGAAACGCCCTGGCGCGTCGACCGTGAACGCGCCGGCGGCGGCCCCCTGGTGAACAACGGAATTTACTGTATCCAGGCCGCAATTTACATTACGGGCAAGTTACCGGTGGCCGTAGAAGCGCGCTTCGCGCCGGTCACCAACCCCGATCGGTTCAGTGAGGTGGAAGAGGGCGTGATATGGACGATGTTTTTCGAGGATGGCGTGACGGCGCATTGCGAAACGAGTTATTCCAAAAACCAGAACCTGATGCGCGCCGAGGGAAGCGAAGGATGGTTTGAACTAAATCCTGCTTACGAATACAAAGGGCTGGTGGGCCGGACGTCCAGCGGCGCAATGGATATCGAACCTGTGAAACAGCAAGCCAGGCAAATGGACGATTTTGCCCGCTGCATTATAGAAAACACCGAAACCCGCGTGCCGATTGAAATGGGCATCCGGGACATGCAAATCATCGAAGCAGTATACGCATCCGCCCGTGCAGGTGATCGTGTAGAGCTGCATTTGGAAGCGTTTGAAAACCTTCCCGAATATTAA
- a CDS encoding D-glycero-alpha-D-manno-heptose-1,7-bisphosphate 7-phosphatase, translating into MRPDQELLKAAFLDKDGTLIRDEPYNADPAKVVFEEDVFEGLRTLQGDGYRLVIISNQPGLAMGLFSQMELDALIHYFDDQFAQNGLVLSGFYYCPHMPATTEPGCTCRKPEPGLLLTAAQELNIDLSRSWMIGDILNDVEAGNRAGCRTVLIDNGNETEWVKGPYREPDYTTRYFLDATDYITTQTVRRDA; encoded by the coding sequence ATGCGTCCTGATCAGGAATTGTTAAAAGCAGCCTTTCTGGATAAAGACGGCACACTCATCCGCGACGAACCCTACAATGCCGATCCGGCCAAGGTAGTGTTTGAGGAGGATGTGTTCGAAGGGCTGCGTACGTTACAGGGCGACGGTTACCGGCTGGTGATCATTTCCAACCAGCCGGGCCTGGCCATGGGGCTGTTTTCCCAAATGGAACTGGATGCATTGATCCATTATTTCGACGACCAGTTCGCGCAAAACGGGCTCGTGTTGTCGGGTTTCTATTACTGTCCGCATATGCCGGCTACCACGGAACCCGGCTGCACCTGCCGCAAACCCGAGCCCGGACTGCTGCTCACGGCCGCGCAAGAGCTGAATATCGATTTATCGCGTTCCTGGATGATCGGGGATATCCTCAACGACGTGGAAGCCGGAAACCGCGCAGGCTGCCGGACGGTGCTTATCGACAATGGAAACGAGACTGAATGGGTGAAAGGCCCGTACCGCGAACCGGATTACACCACCCGCTATTTCCTGGATGCCACCGACTACATCACTACCCAGACCGTCAGAAGGGATGCCTGA
- a CDS encoding glycosyltransferase family 2 protein, with amino-acid sequence MMLPVNISVVIPTYKRPALLRKCLDALRDQTYWRTFHEVIVVSDGPDPETEALVARVIREQPDFALLFLHLPAKKGPASARNHGWKNSSGELVVFTDDDCIPDPFWLEEYSEAYRAQAERFVGFTGKVIVPISEKPTDYEKNVAHLATAEFITANCACSRAALELTGGFDEDFPIAWREDSDLEFKLLEKQIPIVHVPDAAICHPVREARWGVSVAEQRKSMFNALLFKKHPKFYRRKIAPGPVWNYYIIILATVVCVAALAAGNPAVSLGAAAVWVAAVASFVIRRMRGTSDSLSHRLEMIFTSLVIPYLSVYWTLRGALRYKVFFL; translated from the coding sequence ATGATGCTGCCAGTCAATATCAGCGTTGTGATCCCCACTTATAAGCGTCCGGCACTTTTGAGGAAGTGCCTGGACGCGCTTCGTGACCAGACCTACTGGCGCACGTTCCATGAAGTGATCGTCGTGTCCGACGGCCCCGATCCTGAAACCGAGGCGCTGGTGGCGCGGGTCATCCGTGAGCAGCCTGATTTTGCCCTGCTGTTCCTTCATTTACCTGCCAAAAAGGGCCCCGCCTCAGCCCGCAACCACGGTTGGAAAAACAGCAGCGGCGAGCTCGTGGTGTTCACCGACGACGACTGCATTCCCGACCCGTTCTGGCTTGAAGAATACAGCGAAGCCTACCGCGCGCAAGCAGAGCGCTTCGTAGGGTTCACAGGAAAGGTGATTGTGCCTATTTCGGAAAAACCGACGGATTATGAAAAGAATGTAGCACACCTTGCCACGGCAGAATTTATCACCGCCAACTGCGCCTGTTCCCGTGCGGCGCTGGAACTGACCGGCGGCTTCGATGAGGACTTCCCCATTGCCTGGCGTGAAGATTCGGACCTGGAATTCAAACTGCTCGAAAAGCAAATCCCCATTGTGCATGTGCCCGACGCGGCGATATGCCATCCTGTGCGGGAGGCGCGCTGGGGTGTAAGCGTGGCCGAACAGCGCAAAAGCATGTTCAATGCATTGCTTTTTAAGAAACATCCGAAGTTTTACAGGCGCAAAATTGCCCCGGGTCCTGTTTGGAATTACTACATTATTATTCTGGCGACGGTCGTGTGCGTGGCAGCGTTGGCCGCCGGCAATCCGGCGGTTTCGCTCGGGGCTGCGGCAGTGTGGGTGGCGGCGGTTGCTTCCTTCGTGATCAGGCGCATGCGAGGCACGTCCGATTCGCTCTCCCACCGCCTCGAAATGATTTTCACTTCGTTGGTGATCCCCTACCTGTCCGTGTACTGGACGCTTCGCGGGGCATTGCGATACAAAGTATTCTTCCTATGA
- a CDS encoding SDR family NAD(P)-dependent oxidoreductase → MENKGKYVLITGATSGIGLELAKLFAKDGFNLIITARDIAELDETSTLLRAEGVEVWPIAKDLFDREQAFGLYADIKQKGIEVEILVNNAGQGVYGQFDQTDIDRELRIIDLNIASLVVLTKCFLTDMVERGSGRILNLASIASKMPGPWQAVYHGTKAFVLSFSEAVREETKDTGVTITALLPGVTDTDFFNKADMQASKAVQDEDDKADPTDVARDGYEALMAGKDRVVSGLKNKIQVAMSSVLPDDVLAHQMNEQQRPVHEK, encoded by the coding sequence ATGGAAAATAAAGGAAAATATGTCCTGATTACCGGCGCTACAAGCGGAATCGGGCTTGAACTGGCTAAACTGTTTGCAAAAGACGGCTTTAACCTGATCATCACAGCACGCGACATTGCCGAACTGGACGAAACCAGCACGCTGCTGCGCGCCGAAGGCGTGGAAGTGTGGCCCATTGCCAAAGATCTTTTCGATCGTGAGCAGGCATTCGGGCTTTATGCGGACATCAAACAGAAAGGAATTGAGGTAGAAATCCTCGTCAATAATGCCGGCCAGGGCGTGTATGGGCAGTTCGATCAAACGGACATCGACCGCGAACTGCGGATCATCGACCTCAATATCGCATCGCTGGTTGTGCTCACCAAATGTTTCCTGACCGACATGGTGGAGCGTGGTTCCGGCCGCATTCTAAACCTGGCGTCGATCGCCAGCAAGATGCCGGGCCCCTGGCAGGCCGTGTACCACGGTACAAAAGCATTCGTGCTGTCGTTCAGTGAAGCCGTGCGGGAAGAAACCAAAGACACCGGCGTAACCATCACGGCGCTCCTGCCGGGCGTAACCGACACCGACTTCTTCAACAAAGCAGATATGCAAGCCAGCAAGGCGGTGCAGGATGAGGACGACAAGGCCGACCCAACCGACGTGGCACGCGACGGCTACGAAGCCCTGATGGCCGGTAAAGACCGGGTGGTTTCGGGATTGAAAAATAAAATACAGGTAGCTATGAGCTCAGTCTTGCCGGACGACGTGCTGGCGCACCAGATGAACGAGCAGCAGAGACCTGTTCACGAGAAATAA
- a CDS encoding glycosyltransferase family 9 protein, translating to MTFPAETTRKIAVFRALQLGDMLCAVPAFRALRAAYPDAEIVLLGLPWAKSFTERFHAYLDGFIHFPGYPGLPEQPFEQVAWQQFVNQMRNEGFDLILQMQGNGTIVNKMLRDLDTGTVAGFHSEGNEGNPAWFVRYPDGISEIHRHLRLMEHLGIPATNDKLEFPIAEDETISLFNKVPALARAHYVCVHPGSRGAWRQWPPSYFACLADQCAGMGYQVVVTGTAAEEPITSEVIRFMDYPAVDLTGQTGLGEIAQLIQGADLLISNCTGVSHIAAAVETPSIVISMDSEPERWGPINKQLHKTIDWTQHADFQLVLSEMETLLEEQYQGARP from the coding sequence ATGACATTTCCCGCAGAAACAACCCGAAAAATAGCCGTATTCAGGGCGCTGCAGCTGGGCGACATGCTTTGTGCCGTTCCGGCGTTCCGTGCGCTGCGCGCCGCATATCCCGACGCCGAAATCGTGCTTCTGGGCTTGCCCTGGGCCAAATCGTTCACCGAAAGGTTCCACGCGTATTTGGATGGTTTTATCCATTTCCCGGGATACCCCGGCCTGCCCGAGCAGCCTTTCGAACAGGTAGCCTGGCAGCAATTTGTGAACCAAATGCGCAACGAGGGTTTCGACCTGATCCTGCAAATGCAGGGAAACGGCACGATCGTGAACAAAATGCTGAGAGACCTCGACACGGGCACGGTGGCCGGGTTCCATAGCGAGGGTAATGAAGGCAATCCGGCCTGGTTTGTCCGGTATCCGGACGGTATTTCCGAAATTCACCGGCACTTGCGGCTGATGGAGCACCTGGGCATCCCCGCGACGAATGACAAGCTGGAATTCCCCATTGCGGAGGATGAAACGATAAGTTTGTTCAATAAAGTCCCCGCGCTCGCGCGTGCGCATTACGTGTGCGTGCACCCCGGCTCGCGCGGCGCGTGGCGACAATGGCCACCCTCGTATTTCGCCTGCCTGGCTGATCAATGCGCCGGAATGGGTTACCAGGTGGTCGTGACCGGCACCGCTGCCGAAGAACCGATCACCTCCGAAGTGATCAGATTCATGGATTACCCTGCCGTAGACCTCACCGGGCAAACCGGCCTCGGCGAAATCGCGCAGCTCATTCAAGGTGCCGATCTGCTGATCAGCAACTGCACCGGCGTGTCGCACATTGCCGCAGCCGTGGAGACGCCCAGCATCGTGATCAGCATGGATAGCGAACCGGAACGTTGGGGGCCTATCAACAAACAACTTCACAAAACCATCGACTGGACACAACACGCTGATTTCCAACTCGTCCTTTCCGAAATGGAAACATTACTCGAAGAACAATACCAGGGCGCCCGGCCGTAA
- a CDS encoding carbamoyltransferase family protein has product MGEALPNATYSNIQHLPVHGRTSTGKNTPHTACAEAAGLLSPAHIRIVREALFHPGTGMVLVASSPHFKIYHSLMYILGINAAFHDSAAALVKDGRIIAAAEEERFTHIKHGKRPVPFTTWELPFHAIDFCLKTAGITMKDVDRIAYSFDPEGVSDASVYEEEGYDDVMMPSKVYNGWDTIFLNYIRKAPEQLRDGYPHHLQKRLAHAGDLSSKWEFVNHHISHAASAFFPSPFAEAAVLTIDGRGEKATTGYFLGKGNTLEQLATVDMPHSLGMLYEKITTYLGFLHSSDEYKVMALASYGKPVYLEDFRSIIHVGENGQYTIDDFDPEQWWGQGRRKDDPFEQLHHDIAHSLQKALEETVLKLVQWLYDQTGSENLCMAGGVALNCVMNAVIRDHGPFRNVWVQPAAGDAGTALGAGQWLDAQLHAQAGGERYTQPMEHVYWGPEYTDDEIEQFMIWAKTPYKRLYNVAKETAAILAQDKIIAWYQGRMEFGPRSLGARSILASPISPEMQARLNDIKDREDFRPVAPVVREEDAPEWFENAHVSPFMLFVYPVNDDKADRIPAVRHTDGTARVQTVNAGQHPLYHELLSEFKALTGVPVLVNTSFNTRGEPIVCSPRDAIECFWTSPFDALIINSFILEK; this is encoded by the coding sequence GTGGGAGAAGCGCTTCCAAACGCAACGTATAGTAACATCCAGCATTTGCCGGTGCATGGAAGAACTTCCACAGGTAAGAACACACCCCATACGGCATGTGCGGAAGCCGCCGGGCTACTTTCGCCGGCGCATATACGGATCGTGCGCGAGGCGCTTTTTCACCCGGGAACTGGCATGGTACTTGTAGCGAGCTCGCCGCATTTCAAAATCTACCATTCGCTTATGTACATACTGGGAATCAATGCAGCGTTTCACGACAGCGCTGCGGCACTGGTTAAGGACGGCCGGATCATCGCAGCCGCCGAAGAAGAGAGATTTACACATATCAAACACGGCAAGCGCCCTGTTCCCTTCACGACCTGGGAGCTGCCATTCCACGCCATCGATTTTTGCCTGAAAACGGCGGGGATCACCATGAAGGACGTGGACCGCATTGCCTATTCCTTCGATCCCGAGGGCGTGAGCGATGCGTCGGTGTATGAAGAAGAGGGTTACGACGACGTGATGATGCCTTCGAAGGTGTACAATGGGTGGGATACGATTTTTCTGAACTACATCCGAAAAGCCCCCGAGCAGCTGCGCGACGGCTACCCGCACCATTTGCAGAAGCGCCTCGCCCATGCAGGCGACCTTTCATCGAAATGGGAATTTGTAAACCACCACATTTCCCACGCAGCCAGCGCATTCTTCCCATCGCCATTTGCAGAAGCCGCCGTGCTCACCATCGACGGCCGCGGGGAGAAAGCGACAACGGGGTATTTCCTCGGCAAAGGCAACACGCTCGAACAACTGGCAACCGTGGACATGCCGCATTCGCTCGGGATGTTATATGAAAAAATCACGACCTACCTGGGCTTTCTGCACTCGTCGGATGAATACAAAGTGATGGCGCTGGCCTCCTACGGCAAGCCGGTTTACCTGGAAGACTTCCGTTCGATCATCCATGTGGGTGAAAACGGGCAATATACCATCGACGATTTCGACCCCGAACAATGGTGGGGCCAGGGCCGCCGGAAAGACGACCCGTTTGAGCAGCTCCACCACGACATTGCGCATTCCCTGCAAAAAGCATTGGAAGAAACCGTGCTGAAACTCGTTCAATGGCTGTACGACCAAACCGGCTCCGAAAACCTCTGCATGGCCGGCGGAGTGGCGCTGAACTGCGTCATGAATGCCGTCATCCGCGACCACGGCCCGTTCCGCAACGTGTGGGTACAGCCCGCTGCCGGCGACGCTGGCACCGCATTGGGCGCGGGACAATGGCTGGATGCCCAACTGCACGCCCAGGCTGGCGGCGAGCGTTACACCCAGCCGATGGAGCACGTGTACTGGGGCCCGGAATATACCGACGATGAGATTGAGCAATTCATGATCTGGGCCAAAACACCCTACAAACGACTTTACAACGTGGCCAAAGAAACCGCCGCGATACTGGCGCAGGACAAGATTATCGCCTGGTACCAGGGACGAATGGAGTTCGGTCCGCGTTCACTGGGTGCGCGGTCCATTCTCGCCTCGCCCATCAGCCCCGAAATGCAGGCCCGGCTCAACGACATCAAAGACCGCGAGGATTTCCGTCCTGTGGCGCCGGTAGTCCGTGAGGAAGATGCGCCGGAATGGTTCGAAAACGCGCATGTCTCGCCTTTCATGCTATTTGTGTATCCTGTTAACGACGATAAGGCCGACCGGATACCTGCCGTGCGGCACACCGACGGCACGGCCCGCGTACAAACCGTGAACGCCGGCCAACACCCGCTCTACCACGAGCTGCTGAGCGAATTCAAAGCATTGACGGGCGTACCGGTACTCGTGAACACGTCGTTCAACACCCGCGGCGAACCGATCGTTTGCTCCCCGCGCGATGCGATCGAATGTTTCTGGACTTCGCCTTTTGATGCATTGATTATCAACTCATTCATTCTCGAAAAATGA
- a CDS encoding glycosyltransferase produces MKRKIAFISEHASPLAVLGGVDSGGQNVYVAEICKSLARLGYHIDIYTRKDDEGLPEIVEWLPGIRVVHVEAGPACEVPKEQLLGFMDEFTNSMVRIIRRLHLDYELVHANFFMSGLVASRIKLILGIPYVITFHALGKIRMIHQKENDAFPASRLDIEQMIVEDADYIIAECPQDKQDLIEHYHADPSRITIIPCGFSSEEFGPASKAGARRRLGLRKNDVVLLQLGRIVPRKGVDNVIRAMHYLRTIPHIKLLVVGGSDDKPDFDRDPEFKRLQALARDEGVEDKVIFTGRRNRKQLKYYYQAADFFISTPWYEPFGITPLEAMACGTPVIGSEVGGIKYTVRHGETGFLVPPHDPAALAEAVKAGISCPEKYEALCRNALQRVNENFTWSFVATQAHRLYMRIAAERKAKTTYLLDLRRAESKPLNGYQPNAITYAS; encoded by the coding sequence ATGAAACGGAAAATAGCATTTATCAGTGAGCATGCATCGCCGCTAGCGGTGCTAGGCGGGGTGGATAGCGGTGGACAGAACGTGTACGTGGCCGAGATTTGCAAGTCGCTCGCCAGGCTGGGGTATCATATTGATATTTACACCAGAAAGGATGATGAAGGCCTTCCGGAGATCGTGGAATGGCTGCCGGGTATCCGGGTGGTGCACGTAGAGGCAGGTCCGGCGTGCGAGGTGCCGAAGGAGCAATTGCTGGGTTTTATGGATGAGTTTACCAACAGCATGGTGCGGATTATCCGCCGGCTGCATCTGGATTATGAACTGGTTCATGCCAATTTCTTCATGTCGGGCCTGGTGGCGTCGCGGATTAAGCTGATACTCGGGATTCCGTACGTGATTACATTTCATGCATTGGGTAAAATCCGGATGATCCATCAAAAGGAAAATGATGCATTCCCCGCTTCGCGCCTCGACATTGAGCAGATGATCGTAGAGGATGCCGACTACATTATAGCGGAATGCCCGCAGGATAAGCAGGATCTCATCGAACACTACCATGCCGATCCGTCGCGCATTACCATTATTCCCTGCGGGTTCAGTTCCGAAGAATTCGGCCCGGCCTCGAAGGCTGGCGCACGCCGCAGGCTGGGATTGCGTAAAAACGATGTCGTATTGCTGCAACTCGGCCGCATTGTGCCTCGGAAGGGCGTCGATAATGTGATCCGCGCCATGCATTATCTGCGCACGATACCGCATATTAAGCTGCTCGTGGTGGGAGGCTCGGACGACAAGCCCGATTTCGACCGCGATCCGGAATTCAAGCGGCTCCAAGCGTTGGCCCGCGACGAGGGTGTGGAGGACAAAGTGATTTTCACAGGTCGCAGAAACCGCAAGCAATTGAAATACTATTACCAGGCTGCCGATTTCTTCATTTCAACGCCCTGGTACGAGCCGTTCGGCATTACCCCACTGGAAGCGATGGCCTGCGGAACGCCGGTGATCGGCTCGGAGGTAGGGGGGATCAAATACACGGTGCGGCATGGCGAGACGGGCTTCCTGGTACCGCCGCACGATCCGGCCGCGCTGGCGGAGGCGGTAAAAGCAGGCATTTCGTGCCCTGAAAAATACGAAGCGCTTTGCCGGAATGCCCTGCAACGCGTGAATGAGAACTTCACCTGGTCGTTTGTTGCCACGCAGGCCCACCGGCTTTACATGCGGATAGCAGCCGAACGCAAAGCGAAAACCACTTATTTGCTGGACCTGCGGCGTGCGGAAAGCAAGCCGTTGAATGGTTACCAGCCTAATGCGATCACCTATGCGTCCTGA
- a CDS encoding glycosyltransferase — protein MNGTSATDSRLKIFTWHVHGSYLYYLSQGNYDIYIPVADTRTEGYFGRGETFPFGPNVIEVPVAEVRHMEFDCILFQSERNFLIDQHDILSESQKRLPRVYVEHNTPEGHPTNTRHIMTDPEVTLVHVTHFNKLMWDSGGIRNVRVIEHGVCIPEVTWKGDIPKGIVVINHIQQRGRITGWDVFEEVRKHVPIDLIGMGTAESGGLGEVLNPQLPEFISHYRFFFNPIRYTSFGLAVCEAMMTGMPIVAMATTEYVTVIKNGEAGFIDTNLDKLIEGMRQLIDAPQLARTMGEQARNIALDRFDIARFTSDWEKIFTETIQLHQHETENSIYQ, from the coding sequence ATGAACGGGACGAGCGCCACAGATTCGCGGCTGAAAATCTTCACATGGCATGTTCATGGAAGCTATTTGTACTACCTCTCACAAGGTAATTACGACATCTATATTCCCGTGGCTGACACCCGGACGGAAGGCTACTTCGGGCGGGGAGAGACGTTCCCGTTCGGCCCGAACGTGATCGAAGTCCCGGTTGCGGAAGTGCGGCATATGGAGTTCGACTGTATCCTGTTCCAGTCTGAGCGCAACTTCCTGATCGACCAGCACGACATCCTTTCTGAATCGCAAAAGCGTTTGCCGCGGGTTTACGTGGAGCACAATACGCCCGAAGGGCATCCGACCAACACCCGCCATATCATGACCGACCCGGAGGTGACGCTGGTGCACGTGACGCATTTCAACAAACTGATGTGGGATAGCGGCGGCATTCGCAACGTGCGGGTGATCGAACACGGCGTATGCATTCCCGAGGTAACCTGGAAGGGTGATATTCCAAAGGGCATTGTGGTGATTAACCACATCCAGCAGCGCGGGCGCATTACGGGCTGGGACGTTTTTGAGGAAGTGCGGAAGCACGTTCCCATTGACCTCATCGGCATGGGTACCGCCGAATCCGGCGGGCTGGGAGAAGTGCTCAACCCGCAGCTGCCGGAATTTATCAGCCATTACCGCTTCTTTTTCAACCCGATCCGCTACACGAGTTTCGGACTGGCCGTGTGCGAAGCCATGATGACCGGCATGCCGATCGTGGCGATGGCGACCACCGAGTATGTGACGGTGATCAAAAACGGAGAGGCGGGATTCATCGATACCAATCTCGACAAACTCATTGAGGGCATGCGGCAACTGATCGACGCGCCGCAGCTGGCACGGACCATGGGCGAGCAAGCCCGGAACATCGCGCTCGACCGCTTCGACATCGCCCGGTTCACTTCCGATTGGGAGAAAATATTTACAGAAACCATTCAACTTCATCAGCATGAAACGGAAAATAGCATTTATCAGTGA
- a CDS encoding glycosyltransferase family 9 protein → MPENIGENVLCIRADNMGDVIMSSPAIRALKHSFGCRITLLTSPAGAIIVPHLDCVDEVITASLPWVKSDGMHDRALLALAEELRAHAFDSAVIFTVYSQSALPAAMLAFMAGIPVRVAYARENPYGLITHWTPDLEPYQRILHQVERDLDLVRSLGAGIGDDRLMLQTTVHQEAGLAVKLGEAGVGGRPFMMLHPGVSEAKREYPVEKWIEVGKLLRHQFAMPLLVTGSASESQLATEIAEGIGSMAIAAAGMFGVGEFIALVDRAVGVVSVNTGTIHIAAAMQTPAVVLYAQTNPQHTPWKSPHELLPFSVPGHLRSKNPIIQDVAERLYRHEIPYPSSEQVLAAMKRLLSVRH, encoded by the coding sequence ATGCCTGAAAATATTGGCGAAAACGTACTTTGCATCCGTGCGGATAACATGGGCGACGTGATCATGTCGTCGCCGGCGATTCGTGCATTAAAACATTCATTCGGATGCCGCATTACGCTGCTCACGTCACCAGCCGGTGCCATCATCGTGCCGCACCTGGACTGCGTGGACGAAGTGATTACGGCTTCGCTACCCTGGGTGAAAAGCGACGGGATGCACGACCGAGCCCTGCTGGCACTAGCGGAGGAACTGCGCGCCCATGCATTCGATTCGGCGGTGATATTCACGGTCTACAGCCAAAGCGCGCTTCCGGCCGCCATGCTGGCATTTATGGCCGGCATTCCGGTGCGCGTCGCGTATGCGCGGGAAAATCCTTATGGCTTGATCACCCACTGGACGCCCGACCTGGAGCCTTACCAACGTATACTACATCAGGTCGAGCGCGATCTGGACCTGGTGCGGTCACTGGGGGCGGGCATTGGGGACGACAGGCTGATGCTGCAAACGACCGTCCACCAAGAGGCCGGCCTGGCCGTAAAGCTCGGAGAGGCGGGGGTAGGAGGCAGGCCGTTTATGATGTTACATCCGGGCGTTTCGGAGGCGAAGCGGGAGTATCCGGTGGAGAAATGGATAGAAGTGGGTAAACTTTTGCGGCACCAGTTTGCCATGCCTTTGCTGGTAACTGGCTCTGCTTCGGAGAGCCAGCTGGCCACCGAGATAGCAGAAGGAATCGGTTCCATGGCCATTGCGGCGGCGGGGATGTTTGGCGTGGGGGAGTTTATCGCGCTTGTCGATAGGGCCGTTGGCGTGGTGTCGGTGAATACGGGCACCATTCACATTGCTGCTGCCATGCAAACGCCCGCTGTGGTGTTGTATGCGCAAACCAACCCGCAGCACACGCCCTGGAAATCCCCGCATGAACTTCTGCCGTTTTCTGTTCCGGGGCATCTGCGGAGTAAGAACCCCATTATTCAGGATGTGGCTGAGCGGTTGTACCGGCACGAAATCCCTTACCCGTCGTCCGAGCAGGTGCTGGCGGCGATGAAGCGGCTCCTGTCTGTCAGGCATTAG